From a single Brassica oleracea var. oleracea cultivar TO1000 chromosome C5, BOL, whole genome shotgun sequence genomic region:
- the LOC106293503 gene encoding putative clathrin assembly protein At1g03050 isoform X2 — protein sequence MGSSKLKRAIGAVKDQTSVGLAKVNGRSASLSELDVAIVKATRHEEYPAEEKYIREILSLTSYSRNYINACINTLSRRLNKTKCWTVALKTLILIQRLLAEGDKAYEQEIFFATRRGTRLLNMSDFRDVSRSNSWDYSAFVRTYALYLDERLDFRMQTRHGKRGVYCVGGGDAVEDEKDKPEADLSTAIVVRSQPIAEMKTEKIFTRVQHLQQLLDRFLACRPTGGARNNRVVIVALYPIVKESFQIYYDVTEMMGILIERFMELDIPDSIKVYDIFCRVSKQFEELDQFYSWCKNMGIARSSEYPEIEKITQKKLDLMDEFIKDKSTLDQTKESQSVEEDDDERAEEEEDMNAIKALPAPPPKEEEEEEEQPEEEVIIEKKQEEVGDLLDLVDINGGEALEAGDSLALALFDGPYASGSGSETGPGWEAFNDDGADWETALVQTATKLSGQKTELGGGFDMLLLNGMYQHGTVNAAVQTSTAYGASGSASSMAFGSAGRPAATMLALPAPATANGTVPMDPFAASLEVAPPAYVQMNDMEKKQRMLMEEQMMWDQYSREGRQGHMNLRQNQNKPSYSYTPQY from the exons ATGGGTTCGAGTAAACTTAAACGAGCCATAGGAGCCGTGAAGGACCAAACCAGCGTCGGTCTAGCCAAAGTCAACGGTCGTAGCGCTTCTCTATCAGAGCTTGACGTAGCCATCGTCAAAGCGACTCGTCACGAAGAGTACCCCGCGGAAGAAAAATACATAAGAGAGATTCTTAGCCTAACTTCTTACTCACGCAACTACATCAACGCATGCATCAACACGCTTTCTAGACGCCTCAACAAAACCAAATGCTGGACCGTTGCTCTCAAAACCTTGATCTTGATCCAACGTCTCTTAGCAGAAGGAGACAAGGCTTATGAGCAGGAGATCTTCTTCGCTACTCGACGTGGGACAAGACTTCTCAACATGTCTGACTTTAGAGATGTTTCTAGGTCAAACTCGTGGGACTATTCTGCTTTTGTAAGGACCTACGCGTTGTACCTAGATGAAAGGCTTGATTTTAGGATGCAAACGAGGCACGGGAAACGTGGAGTTTACTGCGTTGGAGGAGGAGATGCGGTGGAAGATGAGAAAGATAAGCCTGAAGCTGATCTCTCCACGGCTATAGTGGTTAGGTCACAACCCATCGCAGAGATGAAAACAGAGAAGATTTTCACCAGAGTACAGCATTTACAGCAACTTCTTGACCGTTTCTTGGCTTGTCGTCCAACAG GTGGCGCGAGGAACAACAGAGTTGTGATTGTGGCTCTGTATCCTATAGTGAAGGAGAGCTTCCAGATATATTACGATGTAACTGAGATGATGGGGATTCTGATCGAACGGTTCATGGAGTTAGACATACCTGATTCGATCAAGGTCTATGACATTTTCTGTCGGGTCTCAAAACAGTTTGAAGAGCTAGATCAGTTCTATTCCTGGTGTAAGAACATGGGGATCGCTAGGTCTTCCGAGTATCCAGAGATAGAGAAGATCACACAGAAGAAGCTTGATCTCATGGATGAGTTTATAAAAGACAAATCCACTTTAGACCAGACCAAGGAATCACAATCTGTTGAAGAGGATGATGATGAGAGAGCAGAGGAGGAAGAAGATATGAATGCTATCAAGGCCTTACCTGCACCTCCACCAAAAGAAGAGGAAGAGGAAGAAGAACAACCCGAGGAGGAAGTGATAATAGAGAAGAAGCAAGAAGAAGTTGGTGATTTGCTGGATCTTGTGGATATAAACGGTGGTGAAGCTTTAGAAGCTGGAGATAGCTTAGCATTGGCTTTATTCGATGGCCCTTACGCGAGCGGTTCTGGCTCAGAGACCGGTCCTGGATGGGAAGCGTTTAATGATGATGGAGCAGATTGGGAGACAGCTTTGGTGCAAACAGCTACAAAATTATCAGGACAAAAGACGGAACTCGGAGGAGGCTTTGATATGTTGCTTCTCAACGGAATGTATCAGCATGGCACTGTGAACGCTGCTGTGCAAACCTCCACGGCTTATGGAGCTAGCGGAAGTGCAAGCAGTATGGCATTTGGTTCTGCAGGAAGACCAGCAG CAACCATGCTGGCACTTCCAGCACCAGCAACGGCTAATGGCACTGTACCAATGGATCCATTTGCAGCGTCCTTGGAGGTTGCGCCGCCAGCGTATGTGCAGATGAATGATATGGAGAAGAAACAGAGAATGTTGATGGAAGAGCAGATGATGTGGGATCAATACTCAAGAGAAGGAAGACAAGGACACATGAATTTAAGGCAAAACCAAAACAAACCTAGTTACTCCTACACACCTCAATATTGA
- the LOC106295844 gene encoding transcription factor bHLH7 — translation MASNNNNNNNNLSEQPPSDDFFEQILGISNFSASSSSGELSGLPGGLSGGVGPPPPMMLQLGSGEEGSHHNHMGGGGGGPLGFHNGMFPLGLSLDQGGKGQGFLKPDGSGKRFQDDVVDNRCSSMKPVFHGQPMTQPAPPMPHQQSSIRPRVRARRGQATDPHSIAERLRRERIAERIRALQELVPTVNKTDRAAMIDEIVDYVKFLRLQVKVLSMSRLGGAGAVAPLVTEMPLSSSTEDETQAVWEKWSDDGTERQVAKLMEENVGAAMQLLQSKALCIMPVSLAMAIYHSQPPDTSSSVVKPEMNPPQ, via the exons ATGGCTAGTAACAACAACAACAACAACAACAACCTCTCCGAGCAACCTCCTTCCGACGATTTCTTCGAGCAGATCCTCGGAATCTCCAACTTCTCCGCTTCCTCCAGCTCGGGTGAGCTTTCCGGACTTCCCGGAGGTCTAAGCGGAGGCGTAGGTCCACCGCCGCCGATGATGCTTCAGCTCGGTTCCGGCGAAGAAGGGAGTCATCATAATCATATGGGAGGAGGAGGAGGTGGGCCTTTGGGGTTTCACAACGGGATGTTTCCGTTGGGGTTAAGCCTCGATCAAGGAGGGAAAGGACAAGGCTTTCTTAAACCCGATGGAAGTGGGAAGCGTTTCCAAGATGATGTTGTTGATAATCGATGTTCCTCCATGAAACCT GTTTTCCATGGGCAGCCAATGACACAGCCAGCTCCACCAATGCCGCACCAACAGTCTTCTATCCGACCTAGAGTTAGGGCTAGGCGAGGTCAGGCCACTGATCCACACAGCATCGCTGAGCGG CTGCGTAGGGAGAGAATAGCAGAACGGATCAGGGCGTTGCAGGAACTTGTCCCTACTGTCAACAAG ACTGATAGGGCTGCTATGATCGATGAGATTGTGGATTATGTAAAGTTTCTCAGGCTCCAAGTTAAG GTCTTGAGCATGAGCCGTCTTGGTGGGGCCGGTGCTGTTGCTCCACTAGTCACTGAAATGCCATTGTCTTCATCAACTGAG GATGAGACGCAGGCAGTGTGGGAGAAATGGTCAGACGATGGGACAGAGCGTCAAGTGGCTAAGCTGATGGAAGAGAACGTTGGAGCAGCGATGCAGCTTTTGCAGTCAAAGGCTCTTTGCATAATGCCTGTCTCACTGGCGATGGCGATTTACCATTCTCAGCCACCTGACACATCTTCATCAGTCGTGAAACCGGAGATGAATCCTCCTCAGTAG
- the LOC106293503 gene encoding putative clathrin assembly protein At1g03050 isoform X1 → MGSSKLKRAIGAVKDQTSVGLAKVNGRSASLSELDVAIVKATRHEEYPAEEKYIREILSLTSYSRNYINACINTLSRRLNKTKCWTVALKTLILIQRLLAEGDKAYEQEIFFATRRGTRLLNMSDFRDVSRSNSWDYSAFVRTYALYLDERLDFRMQTRHGKRGVYCVGGGDAVEDEKDKPEADLSTAIVVRSQPIAEMKTEKIFTRVQHLQQLLDRFLACRPTAGGARNNRVVIVALYPIVKESFQIYYDVTEMMGILIERFMELDIPDSIKVYDIFCRVSKQFEELDQFYSWCKNMGIARSSEYPEIEKITQKKLDLMDEFIKDKSTLDQTKESQSVEEDDDERAEEEEDMNAIKALPAPPPKEEEEEEEQPEEEVIIEKKQEEVGDLLDLVDINGGEALEAGDSLALALFDGPYASGSGSETGPGWEAFNDDGADWETALVQTATKLSGQKTELGGGFDMLLLNGMYQHGTVNAAVQTSTAYGASGSASSMAFGSAGRPAATMLALPAPATANGTVPMDPFAASLEVAPPAYVQMNDMEKKQRMLMEEQMMWDQYSREGRQGHMNLRQNQNKPSYSYTPQY, encoded by the exons ATGGGTTCGAGTAAACTTAAACGAGCCATAGGAGCCGTGAAGGACCAAACCAGCGTCGGTCTAGCCAAAGTCAACGGTCGTAGCGCTTCTCTATCAGAGCTTGACGTAGCCATCGTCAAAGCGACTCGTCACGAAGAGTACCCCGCGGAAGAAAAATACATAAGAGAGATTCTTAGCCTAACTTCTTACTCACGCAACTACATCAACGCATGCATCAACACGCTTTCTAGACGCCTCAACAAAACCAAATGCTGGACCGTTGCTCTCAAAACCTTGATCTTGATCCAACGTCTCTTAGCAGAAGGAGACAAGGCTTATGAGCAGGAGATCTTCTTCGCTACTCGACGTGGGACAAGACTTCTCAACATGTCTGACTTTAGAGATGTTTCTAGGTCAAACTCGTGGGACTATTCTGCTTTTGTAAGGACCTACGCGTTGTACCTAGATGAAAGGCTTGATTTTAGGATGCAAACGAGGCACGGGAAACGTGGAGTTTACTGCGTTGGAGGAGGAGATGCGGTGGAAGATGAGAAAGATAAGCCTGAAGCTGATCTCTCCACGGCTATAGTGGTTAGGTCACAACCCATCGCAGAGATGAAAACAGAGAAGATTTTCACCAGAGTACAGCATTTACAGCAACTTCTTGACCGTTTCTTGGCTTGTCGTCCAACAG CAGGTGGCGCGAGGAACAACAGAGTTGTGATTGTGGCTCTGTATCCTATAGTGAAGGAGAGCTTCCAGATATATTACGATGTAACTGAGATGATGGGGATTCTGATCGAACGGTTCATGGAGTTAGACATACCTGATTCGATCAAGGTCTATGACATTTTCTGTCGGGTCTCAAAACAGTTTGAAGAGCTAGATCAGTTCTATTCCTGGTGTAAGAACATGGGGATCGCTAGGTCTTCCGAGTATCCAGAGATAGAGAAGATCACACAGAAGAAGCTTGATCTCATGGATGAGTTTATAAAAGACAAATCCACTTTAGACCAGACCAAGGAATCACAATCTGTTGAAGAGGATGATGATGAGAGAGCAGAGGAGGAAGAAGATATGAATGCTATCAAGGCCTTACCTGCACCTCCACCAAAAGAAGAGGAAGAGGAAGAAGAACAACCCGAGGAGGAAGTGATAATAGAGAAGAAGCAAGAAGAAGTTGGTGATTTGCTGGATCTTGTGGATATAAACGGTGGTGAAGCTTTAGAAGCTGGAGATAGCTTAGCATTGGCTTTATTCGATGGCCCTTACGCGAGCGGTTCTGGCTCAGAGACCGGTCCTGGATGGGAAGCGTTTAATGATGATGGAGCAGATTGGGAGACAGCTTTGGTGCAAACAGCTACAAAATTATCAGGACAAAAGACGGAACTCGGAGGAGGCTTTGATATGTTGCTTCTCAACGGAATGTATCAGCATGGCACTGTGAACGCTGCTGTGCAAACCTCCACGGCTTATGGAGCTAGCGGAAGTGCAAGCAGTATGGCATTTGGTTCTGCAGGAAGACCAGCAG CAACCATGCTGGCACTTCCAGCACCAGCAACGGCTAATGGCACTGTACCAATGGATCCATTTGCAGCGTCCTTGGAGGTTGCGCCGCCAGCGTATGTGCAGATGAATGATATGGAGAAGAAACAGAGAATGTTGATGGAAGAGCAGATGATGTGGGATCAATACTCAAGAGAAGGAAGACAAGGACACATGAATTTAAGGCAAAACCAAAACAAACCTAGTTACTCCTACACACCTCAATATTGA